In Asterias rubens chromosome 17, eAstRub1.3, whole genome shotgun sequence, the genomic window taaaagttaagtaagtgtatgtgtttttatgccgaataaataataataataataataaagtagaatacaacaatccacacaaatatgcctcgaagttgcatgGCTTTTCtaatacgtcgtgaactaacacggcacgccatttagtggagtcaagttttttactTCATAAAATGGCCGATGAGGAAAACCATGAgggaggcatgtttgtgtggatcattgtattctacttttaaaaggtctttctaaccatatgcattttgtaacaaaccatttcaaatgcttttcatggaccaactcgaccgattcctAGTCTAACGCAACATAAGTCAGTGATTAATATATGGACCACCAACTTCACCAGAAAATGAGACAATGCATTGGTAGTTGATAAAAACCTGACAAAACTAGATAGCTTTATATAAGGGCGGCCATATCATGGATCAGACGCAAGGGTGAACACTCTCAACAAAGAAGACTTGGCATatacaagtttaaaattaaaaacttatACAAAAAAGCATGACGTTGACCATGATGTACCCTAAacgttaaaggaacgttacagaatttttaagaagaaaaaaaattgtgaagatcacagatttacattaaacttacacggtctaatgatgataatagtagaaaacatcccttgaaatatttctgtcttaaaatgtaatatttgatgagaaataaataatttaattatgCGTCTGGAGttcatcgctcagtgagcgttttaatcatttttgttttggcattgatgcaatgcaaaatgtgtaatcagtttttcactattttcttgacCCAGATTGCCAATCGATGTCAAACtcctacaggtttgtcagtttatgtatatggtggattacataaagtgcatacactgccagtaactgttttgttagcaaacccaattctgtaatgttcctacAGACCTTTCCATCAGCATGGAGCAAGTTCAGGTGCAACTAAAGACATGAGGAGACCGACTAGACTAAACCAGAAACTCAGAAACTCAGGGAGAATGGCTATATTGACTGGAGCATCGTCGACTATGGTTTAATCGAGAGCTACGTCACAGTTTCTGGTTTCCAATAAAGGGCTCTGGTCAGGTCTAGTCGCTCACCCAAATTTGCTCTAGATCCATGGTAACCCTACATAGACAAACCCTCAGAGATCTGGATGGACATATCACTACTCACTTTCCTTTTGTGAAATCCTTGATGTTAGGTGTTCCAAAGTAGGTCACTTGTTCCTTGGTAGTCAGAAGAGGTAGTTCCAATCCTACAGATTTCACAACATGATTAACCCAGGCTCCAGCAGTAACTATCACCTTGCGACATCCAAATACTCCATGGCTTGTCTCAACCTATTGATTGAATGAAGTATAAATAGGAaggcataacaaaaacaaattatgttggcctaacccgacctaccctaaaaatacGGCCGACCCTGGGTAAAACACAGAAAAAGCatccaacaaaataaaaaggaaaagcCTTACGGGCAGTAAACCAGAAAACCTGAGACCGGAGACAAACGAAAGAGACAACAAAAAGACCAAGGACTAGACAATTAATTGCCTTACCAATATTACATGTCCTGTTTTTCTGATTGCAGTAACTCGCACTCCTTCTCGGATACTTGCACCATATTTTCTTGCTAGCTGTATATGAGCAGCATTAGCCAAATCTGCGTCAATCACTCCGTTATCGGGAAAATACAAAGCTTTACAGTTGGGGTTTCTTGTAAACTGTGGAAACCTGTCATTTAGACGCTCTCCATCAAGGCAATCACATCTGATTCCAAAAGATTAACAAAGAATTTTACTttaacatattcataaaatcaGATGGTTCATCTTGAACCAGTTGCAAAGATTatagcaacaaaaacaaacaaaaacagacgaACAGTCGGTTAAAAAAAGATCCATCATAATAGCAACCTCAACAATGTACAAGAATGgcaaattttaaaggcactagacactattggtaattactcaaaataattgttggcataaaaacttacttggttgcgAGAAACAGAgagttgttagtataaaacattgtgagaaacggctccctctgaagtaatctagtttttgagaaagaagtaatttctcagtaaaatacttgatttgatctcgagaccctcagctgaggtctcgaaatcaagcatctgaaagcgaaagcacacaactttgtgcgacaagggtgttttttcttccattattcttttgcaacttcagcgaccaatgttgagatacaccaagtgagaaactggtctttaacaattacaaaaagtgcctagtgtctttaagggagcAATTCAAGATAAAACTCAAGGCAACTCGAAAACCTCAAAAAACCTTAAGAGGTTAATCTCCagtttataggcagtggacactctattggtaattactcaaaataactattagcgtaaaacctttcttggtaacgagtaatggggagaggttgatagtataaaacattgtgagaaacgggtccctctgaaataatgtagttttcgagaaagaagtaattttccatgaatttgatttcgagacctcagatttagaatttgatgtctcgaaatcaagcatctgaaagtacacaccatggtgtttttttctttcattattatctcgcaacttcgacgaccgattgagctcaaattttcactgggttgttattttgtgcatatgttgagatacaccaagagagaagactggtctgacacaattactaacagtgtccagtgtctttaaccacgTCTGTTAAATAATCATCCATTCCTCTAACAGACCGAatcgaataacccctttgttgctatgaaagtcgccatatTGTAGGGCAGACCATCGCGTCTAAGCGTGttcatcaatgaagcacgcagcgttCTACGGCACATGTGCGTACACGCACATGCTCACAGACAcaatgttgtagggcaggtatttTATTGATaaggcaaaaaaagaaaaatatgttGGATTGCTCTTTCATCCGATTGTTTGCttgggtcggtcggtcggtcagaatattttttttaatttttttagaatGCCCTGCCAAAACTGCATAAACATTTTATGAAAGATCAGTTTGTCAAACAAGCAAGGTATTTCATCAATCTCGCTTCAAGCGCTCTTTTTGCgtctttttttaagtttggcaaaatccttcaaaaaatatttccgagagtcatttcattcaccaTGTTTTTCGTCTATTCAATAAACGAGCGataccatataagggcattactggcaacagcgccctctgttgttcaatcGATTGTTAGACTTGTTTCTTGTGAAATCGTGACGTTGGATAAACGGGCATGCGGTTTGATATGTGTGAGAGGGAAATCGATCTCCGTTGTGCTTTTGTGAACGTTGAATACCAGGACAGTGTTGCACCATGGTTGCACTGGATAATTATTGTTGTCGACAgtaagtagtcggccgaaaataaatatttgtgtcaaatctaccattttgtgagcataaaacattcataaaattaaattctgaagtaaaaaaaaagggaaaacacaaacgaaaacaaaaataatttaaaaaacgcGACCGAGAtttgggccttaattcattccttaaaccttCCCAGCTCCCTGGGTAGTTTACAggctgtgcaacattaatatgcgctactctgCTAAATCATTcataagaaccatctctgccctcgcaggtaccaatTTATCCCTGGGCggagagaaacaattatagttaagtgtcttgctcaaggacacaagtgtcatgaccggaattcgaacccacacactctgctgaacagaagcaccagagcttgagtttggtgctcttatccgctcggccacgacaccctacataCTCAAACCAGTCTACCGAACTTCATGAACTTGAACttttcccattgatatcaatgaaaccaaactgaggctggaagaaaaaatagtctggtgccttgttacaaaattattattggcattcattattgttattcgataaaAGGAACATGACCTAATAACCTACCTGATTCCATATGAATCCATTGTCTCCTTCATCCTGGCCAAGTACCTCTCCTGTTCAGTGTTCTTTTCAGCAAATGAAACGTCTCCAGTTTTGTATACTAGAGGTAATCCAGACTCTTTCTCCAGATCTGCCCAGCATTCAAAAGCTCCCTTACATAAGCTCACATACTCCTTACCAATGTAGTTATAGCGCCTGTGtatagaacaaaaacaaaaacaagtcatTTCAAATTCAAAGATAAAACTAGAAAAGTAGCGGGCTGTAAAATTGTAAACACGAAGTGCGCATGTTTTTTGTAAAcagcacaaacaaacaaatgaaattgaTCATTGTGAGCATTTTTGGATTTGGACTAGAATGAGGTCAAATCAGGTCACTACTAAATATAGTGTTCTGCTCCTATGATAATACAATATGTGGCAAAGTCAACTTGGTTAAACCCACcggtgccaaatttcatagcactgcttaacggtaagtaaattctgtagcagaaaaattttaaaaaggtgtaagtgtatttcacagaTTAGTAATAAATTTAGGGGGCCATCTGGCGCATTAACCATTGGTGTGTATGGTTACATAATTCATATTCGTGTGTTTACACCTACTATAAGCAGCGCTATCAAATGGAAACCATACAGGAATCACAAAaccggctctatgaaatttggcccagaagGATCAACAAGTCCCTGATAAGGTGGTCTTTGGTAGTGTTGTAACCTTTGTTACAAATCTACATTCTATCCCCTACtatcattttaaaattgttgtacaCCCATTTTGTACACCCAaagggggaaatggcacccgaggcgaagccgagggtgacATTTGCCCCCGAGGTTGTATAATAtaaattggtttatttatttaaaaatgccaatgcagcataccgctgaattgcgacataatttacaataattaaaaatattacattagttattaaaaagctttacaatagaaaatacatagtgaacatttgataaaaaaaagcaCAAAAGCAATGGCCTGCCAGAAATGTACAAACAGGTTCActacatttgtatacatttaagaCCAGAAAATTATAAGCAATTATATTAAATTACATtaacaaaacccatggaccccagtcacagcgtgcaacaattgttttgttatacctttgtataattgttattcctcttctcgaagttctgttgtcatcttcaaacattattacgacggactattcattgtttaataagcagacgaacaagaaacaattcccacGAACCCACAGTTGTTTGGTACACAGCGCTTGAAATTGACCAACgccgggaacgatcaaggtgatgtacaccggtgtacatcacttttgaTGTTACCTGACCACTgagccatgtaacatgtgtATTTGTTGCACGTCATGTGGTTCTCGACCGATAAAACTTCGCAGTTTGTCCCCGAGGTATAACACAGACAATTGTTGCAAGCTGTGATGGGATCCAtaatgttttgtacacccgaagGGGGAAATGGGCAATGGCACCTGAGGCAAAGCCATGGGTGCCATTTGCCAACGAGGGTGCTAAACCTATGTACCTCGTCACATCGTGTTATACCATGGTCAATTTATTATTCCTCTTCCCGATGtgctgttgtcatcttcaaacattattacgataAAGTTGGCATACAGTTTTTAGAAAGCAGACAAACAGTTGTTccaataagaaacaattcttcactgttccctcgaacccacGGCTGTTTCGTAttaagcgctggaaatcgaccaacggtaGGAACAATCAAGGTAATTTACACCAGTTAACAAAACTCGTGTTACCCTCCGTGCTGTGCAGCCACGGTGTGTTTTTGTATCccatcacatgattggttctcgaccaatgaAACTTCCTGATTTGTACCCAAGGTATAACATGCATCTTTGTATCACATCACATGATTGGCTCTAGTCCAATAAACCTTCATAATTCGTTAGCGAGGTATAACAAGTACATTTGACCTCAATCTTCCAGTCCAATGTCCTTTCATATCACTCCACACCAAATTGTTTGAACTCTGATAAGATTTGAATGTCTGACTAAGAAATTGTTATTCAACAGGAAATAAAAGGAAGGCatgagttaaaggaacacgttgccttggatcggtcgagttggtctttgaaaagcgtttgtaaccgtttgttataaaatgcataagattagaaagatgatgtaaaagtagaatacaatgatccacacaaactttcctcgaaattgagtggttttcgttttactgtgcgaactaacacggtcggcaatttatgggagtcaaaaatttgactggtGGAAAtttaatggtagaaagcttcccttcagaTGTTATTTtgcgaggtgctgtagttttttttttttgaactgagtaaaacaatgttacaaaaagtaattttGTCTCAATGGGACAACTTTTCTTTAGCAAAGTACAACGGATTAaagcgactctcctgaaaacattgctcagtGATTTTAACATTTTGGCTAATAACCTTGAAGCCTAAAGCCTGGCTCATGTACTTGctgcgaatgcaatacgaatgttgacgtcacaatatCACAATGAATtattcgcaggagttgaactgTGCTCAACTTTTTCGAATATTCGCAGCGAAAAAGgagttgtgacatcaaattcacatcaacttcgctttgcattcgcaggaagtatgaaccgagctttatGAAGCCAaaacttttacaggtaaattatattaaatacatTCATTTACAGTGAGTAAAGATTCATATCATGGCCTAATACTGGATGCAAAACAGTTAaaaaccatttaaaggcagtggacactattggtaatttttcaaaataattattagcataaaaccttaattggtaacaagtaatggggagctgtcgatagtataaataaacattgtgagaaacggctccctctgatgtaacgagttttagagaaagaagtaattgtacACGAATtctatttcgagacctcagattttgaatttgaggttttgaaatctagcatctgaaagcacacagcttcatgtaacaaggttgttttttctttcatcattatctcgcaacttagacgtcagattgagctcacattttcacaggtttgttattttatgcatatgttgagatacactaaagtgagaagactggtcttagacagttaccaatagtgtccactgtctttaagggcaaTTTTCTCACACTGCTCTGGAGTGATCCTGGGAACCTCCATGGTCATGTCCCAATGTAAATTGTTCCAATCCAAGTACATCTGGAACAAAAAAGATTGTAAAACCCATCACAAACACGGGCGCCAAATTTTCGTTTAGGTACATCCATGGTACACTTAAAAAAGTAACAACTCCCTCAACAATTATACTCAAGATTCCAGTGCTAATATAAATTGACACTTACGTGGACCAACTTTCTTGGCCAGCCAGAACAGTGTTCCACTTCCAATGCCTCCACATCCCACCACAATGTATTCAAACCACTGGGTGTCCATATCAATATCTATTAGTAGCACAGTTCTGGATaaaggaacaaaaaaaaacttaaatgaaaaaaagttgTTAGCCAGGTTCCacctagtcttggcccaagacgcaagtgctcgatattggatagtgAACTATGCTCAGTTGTTAATCTCCATaaaaagtgcgccctcttgtggtatAATTTAACCAACTTGATAGGAGCTTGGTACCGGCGAGCAACTAACTTCACTCATCCGCAgtagccagggcccaatttcatagagctgctaagcacacaaatttgtttgcatcaaatttcttccttgatgtcGGGAAATGGAATTTACCCTCAATATATTTTATAGAATTACTAAATCTTTGGTTTCTAAATAAAGTTCATTGCTGAACTTCACCCACCTGAGCTACATGTAGCAAAACTGCTGACCAAAAGCTAATACATGTATTGTCCACATGTTTCAACAAGGGTAACGTTTTTTAGAGTGACCAGCTGAAGACAAGCTAATCATAATGATTTCTATACAAAACCCACTGTTTAAGGGAGTTTTCCCTTCATGTTCCCACCAGGGTGACATAAATGTATGGAAATAATACAGAGtgacaaatacaaataattataatgtaCCAACGagtcattccatgtcaaatcaGCCAATGGGTTAAACCTGACCCTCATCAAAtttattaaaatgttgttaatGGGGTAAACTTGgctcaacaagctcaaattcaaattttagcTCCATCTAATAAACGGTTTTTCTGTTACGGCTTGCTCTTTCTCGTTAAATATTCAAATAAGACCATAAATCCGGAACTACTGGGtctaaccatagagcaaggaacagaaggagTTACAACTAGTCTTCCTTCAAAGGTTCCTTGTGTGTACCGCAGTCCAAAATGACCAGTATGCGGACGCATTTCCTGGCAAGCAAAGTATAAAGAACTAGGTGTTATTGTCTACAGTGGTTACGTCACAGAAAAACACACAGATTGCATTGCGTTCAAGAGCCTTCTCAACAAAAGGCGCCGTTTCTCTGATTTCTGCATCTCAccgcgtgtacagtttttgccgtgcatagatcggaacgttaAGTTGGtcgtgtgtgaccgcgcaacacgcAGCGCTGAGTCCGTTGACCCCGGTGACGTGCACACACAGCCGTAGCTTCGCCccactcagattcaaattttcaacCTGGGAAGTTTTTTCACTCTTTCGCTCAGGGATCtggtttcttttcatttttcttaaaactatttcctcaatggtgttttgagtgatatggaaggattcattagacattgaggatcaagtttgtgttcctagaatttgtgtcatgattttcaaatctactgactagctgtcaaaattgaatgtttttaaacatttcttCCTGCACAGATTGCGTATGATTCGTAACCCTTCGACTACACCATCGGCAGGAGGGTAACGTTATCGCATTAGATCggttaagtttcatgatgcagatcgttgcagatggtttttcGACGAAGCGAAAGATTTTGATATCAGacgtgctggggccaaggatacggggtggattggaccgatttatggggctataTCGCACCTAGTGTGTAAACttggtcgcactaaataccgacaactcatgacccctcacgacaactcatgacaacaatttttaaatgcactttaacaaaacattttaacacaaGTCAATCATTAAATATATGCATAggagtcatatgcatctaaatcactttcaaactatTGAAAAAGTTGtatatttttaactgtaaaaatagttctttttaccccaaatttagTTGCAaacggaaatattcgccatgtAGGGGGTACACTGCAGGGGGTATgggtaatttctgagggctgagttacaatttttctttttggttttagctgctgtttttttttcttttcttgataGTAACTAAGCCGACACTCTGGAATTCGAAATTAAAAGTGGAGGTTTAAATatcatattttttaaaactctatGGGGACTTTGAGAGGcacataaaatggtaaataatcatcttgcatattgtatcacccctgcggtgaaatggaatcgtccaagtacgtagaaagacaacatggcggatatttccgttactaaattcggggtaaaaacactttttgtacacttacaaatacaattttttcaatagTTTGAAAGTCATTTGGGTGCCTATGaatcttgtgcatatatttaattAATGGAAGGGAGTAATTGCAGAATACCCCGCAGCCCgaaagtaacttttttttttaccaagtgGAGGCGCGGAGGTGCAGAGTCGTGGTGCGGGCAATGACCAGTAGAGGGCGTTTTTGGAAAGACGGGCATGTACCACTACATGTGGTCAAGATGATTTTGGAGAGTTGGGGAAGGTGGAGGCGCGTAGTCGCGGAGTCGTGGTGCGAGCAATGGCCGGTAGAGGGCGTTTTTAGAAAGACGGGCATACCACTACATGTGGTCAAGATCATTTTGGAGAGTCGGGGAAGGTGGAGGCGCGGAGTCGCAGAAAGTTGTGCTGGCAATGGCCGATAGAGGGCATTTATAGAAAGACGGGCATAGCACTACACGTGGTCAAGATAATTTTGGAGAGTCGGGGAAGGTGGAGGCGCGGAGTCGCGGAGACGTCGTACGAGCAATGGCCGATAGAGGGCGTGTTTAGAAAGATGGGCATATCACTGCAGGTGGTGAAGATAATTTTGGAGTCGGGGAAGGTTGAGGCGCGGAGTCGCGGAGTTGTGGTGCGTGCAATGGCTGATAGAGGGCGTTTTCAGAAAGATGGGCATACCACTACAAGTGGTCAAGATTGTGGAGAGTCGGGGAAGTGGAGTCGCGGAGTCAGGGTGCGGGCAACGACCGGTAGAGGGCATTTTTAGAAAGACGGGCACACCACTACCTGTGGTAAAGATAATTTTGGAGAGTCAGGGAAGGTGGAGGCGCGGAGTCGCGGAGACGTGGTGCGGGCAATGGCCGATAGAGGGCTTCTTTAGAAAGACGGACAGAATGGGGAACATTGCATAGTGGCAAGAATATAAAATAACTGGAATTCGGACTTTCTTtccccttttaaaataaaaaagagggGGGGGCGGCAGCATTCGgtctagcccaccttgttgagctgttaatggctccgcttttaacattggtctcatcactgtcaccattacagcccaccttcgatacatgtcttaaacgctaagttttcaaaggtcgcaaaatgcgtggcagtttgattgcaaatttctcccatttaaaaaagtcctaaAAGTAACCTAGtcatttagtaagccctgtaatgtgtcatagtaattccacaaatgtaaggaataaaatgaggtatgttggagtagtataggacttttttaaatgggagaaatttgcaatcaaattaccacgcattttgcgacctttgaaaacttagcgtttaagacatgtatcgaaggtgggctgtaatggtgacagtgatgagaccgatgttaaaagcggagccattaacagctcaacaaggtgggctacatTCGGTCCCCCAGTGGGAAATGAACACACCGCCAAGCAAACAcccggaagtgatacaaatTAGTTTGATAGCACCCTCAAACGGTCACAAATGTCACAATGATATGATATACTGTACTTACTTGCACGCGAGGACTTGTGATCATAATACTATGCATTGTAACACACTGGGACTGCGACTCCGCGACTCCGGGACTCCGTCTCCGCGCGGGGAAATACATTGTGACCGCGACTCCATGCCTCCGCAAGAAAAAAAGGTACCGCTGGGGTGCGGGGTATTCTGCAATTGGGCCAAtagttgacttatgttcaaatgttctgttaaagtgcatttaaaaattgttgtcgtgagttgtcgtgagttgtcgtgagggcactgaggggtcgtgagttgtcggtatttagtgcgaccctgTCTTCTGTAAACTTGCCTGAAAAATAATGCGTCTGTTCCGTGGAAGTTATCATTCAATCACGAAACCCATTCTTATTattaaactacatgtaacatAAATGAACTCTATAAAACTCACCTAGCAAATAACCATCACTGATCTGAGGTAAATAGCCCCCAAAACTGTATTTACAGATCAACTTATTTCTGTAAATCTGCACGTATGGGACGCGCCATCTTGTTCTGAGACTTAGAACCTAAAtttgaagagcgccctcttttgaaataaaataaaatacatgtaatcataataaaaattattttgcttgaAACATTCAGAAATCCAGCCTGAGG contains:
- the LOC117301475 gene encoding monomeric sarcosine oxidase-like isoform X2, with amino-acid sequence MWRHWKWNTVLAGQESWSTRYNYIGKEYVSLCKGAFECWADLEKESGLPLVYKTGDVSFAEKNTEQERYLARMKETMDSYGIRCDCLDGERLNDRFPQFTRNPNCKALYFPDNGVIDADLANAAHIQLARKYGASIREGVRVTAIRKTGHVILVETSHGVFGCRKVIVTAGAWVNHVVKSVGLELPLLTTKEQVTYFGTPNIKDFTKGNFPCWSYYSPKGTTFYGLPIHGNSGSKAGIDAVGDLVNPDTRNYTPNRKNLDKCIRMLQKHIPKSLGPIIQTKTCLYTMTPDRHFVIDTCHRTGFPEVLVCCGAGHAFKFASVFGKILTDLVTDGQTTFDLKPFTLDRPALTDPTFEPQVNISKFEKRTQTNEISKL
- the LOC117301475 gene encoding monomeric sarcosine oxidase-like isoform X1 produces the protein MDTQWFEYIVVGCGGIGSGTLFWLAKKVGPHVLGLEQFTLGHDHGGSQDHSRAVRYNYIGKEYVSLCKGAFECWADLEKESGLPLVYKTGDVSFAEKNTEQERYLARMKETMDSYGIRCDCLDGERLNDRFPQFTRNPNCKALYFPDNGVIDADLANAAHIQLARKYGASIREGVRVTAIRKTGHVILVETSHGVFGCRKVIVTAGAWVNHVVKSVGLELPLLTTKEQVTYFGTPNIKDFTKGNFPCWSYYSPKGTTFYGLPIHGNSGSKAGIDAVGDLVNPDTRNYTPNRKNLDKCIRMLQKHIPKSLGPIIQTKTCLYTMTPDRHFVIDTCHRTGFPEVLVCCGAGHAFKFASVFGKILTDLVTDGQTTFDLKPFTLDRPALTDPTFEPQVNISKFEKRTQTNEISKL